The proteins below come from a single Malus domestica chromosome 03, GDT2T_hap1 genomic window:
- the LOC103407198 gene encoding histone deacetylase 8, translating into MAALTATAPADRIHVFWHEGMLNHDSGHGVFDTGMDPGFLDVLEKHPENSDRIKNMVSILKRGPISPYISWVPGRPSLLSELLSFHSPEYINELVEADRDGGKMLCTGTFLNPGSWDASLLAAGTTLSAMRHVLDGHGKISYALVRPPGHHAQPTQADGYCFLNNAGLAVQLALNSGCAKVAVVDIDVHYGNGTAEGFYRSDKVLTISLHMNHGSWGPSHPQTGSVDELGEGEGLGYNLNIPLPNGTGDQGYGHAMTELVVPAVGKFEPEMIVLVIGQDSSAFDPNGRQCLTMEGYKEIGRMVRGLADRHCRGRLLIVQEGGYHVTYSAYCLHATLEGVLNLPVSLLSDPIAYYPEDKAFAIEVIKSIKKFQKDNVPFLIQD; encoded by the exons ATGGCTGCTTTAACTGCTACTGCCCCAGCTGACCGAATACATGTATTCTGGCACGAGGGCATGCTCAACCACGACTCCGGCCATGGAGTATTCGACACTGGAATGGATCCTGGTTTTCTAGACGTTCTAGAAAAGCACCCAGAGAACTCTGACAGAATCAAAAACATGGTTTCTATTCTAAAAAGAGGTCCCATCTCTCCCTACATATCTTGGGTTCCGGGAAGGCCTTCTCTGCTCTCTGAATTGCTCTCTTTCCACTCTCCAG AATACATAAATGAGCTAGTTGAAGCAGATAGAGATGGGGGTAAGATGCTATGTACCGGCACTTTCTTGAACCCCGGCTCATGGGATGCCTCGCTCCTTGCTGCCGGTACTACATTATCAGCAATGAGGCATGTACTTGATGGACACGGAAAAATTTCTTATGCATTGGTTAGGCCTCCGGGTCACCATGCTCAGCCTACACAAGCTGATGGCTACTGCTTCCTTAACAATGCCGGTCTTGCTGTTCAATTGGCTTTAAATTCTGGCTGTGCAAAGGTTGCAGTCGTAGACATCGATGTTCATTATGGAAATGGGACTGCCGAGGGGTTTTATCGGTCTGATAAAGTTCTTACAATCTCCCTTCACATGAATCATGGTTCCTGGGGCCCGTCTCACCCACAAACTGGCTCTGTTGATGAGCTCGGTGAAGGGGAAGGGCTAGGTTATAATTTGAATATACCTCTGCCAAATGGGACAGGGGACCAAGGATATGGACATGCCATGACTGAGTTGGTTGTCCCTGCTGTTGGAAAGTTTGAACCTGAAATGATAGTTCTGGTCATTGGCCAAGATTCAAGTGCG TTTGATCCAAATGGAAGGCAATGCTTGACAATGGAGGGTTATAAAGAGATTGGCCGCATGGTTCGGGGCCTGGCGGATAGACACTGCAGAGGACGTCTTCTGATTGTCCAGGAAGGTGGATATCATGTTACCTACTCAGCCTATTGTCTTCATGCAACACTTGAAGGTGTGCTTAACCTACCAGTTTCTTTATTATCTGATCCCATTGCTTATTACCCAGAGGATAAGGCATTTGCTATAGAAGTAATTAAATCTATTAAAAAGTTCCAGAAAGACAATGTACCGTTTTTAATTCAAGATTAA